A genome region from Phoenix dactylifera cultivar Barhee BC4 chromosome 18, palm_55x_up_171113_PBpolish2nd_filt_p, whole genome shotgun sequence includes the following:
- the LOC103714047 gene encoding uncharacterized protein LOC103714047 codes for MERKKLTLLQTVFTAGVFSAVSFWYGFMFGRESARKELGGLIEDLRRGTAGSEPTPRSS; via the exons ATGGAGAGGAAGAAGCTCACTCTTCTTCAAACGGTTTTTACGGCGGGAGTCTTCTCTGCCGTCTCCTTCTG GTACGGCTTCATGTTCGGAAGGGAATCTGCTCGCAAGGAGCTGGGCGGACTGATCGAAGACCTCCGTCGAGGCACCGCCGGTTCCGAGCCCACACCACGTAGTTCATGA
- the LOC103714048 gene encoding probable serine/threonine-protein kinase PBL19, whose amino-acid sequence MAACFGLFKKKTENRPERSLATASTSVSAPPSNVSTSRSDDSSARKHTSKSSASTSSQRSIPAMYEERAHNMRVFELDELRNATNDFSRMLKIGEGGFGKVYKGFIKPLDGKGDRITVAVKKLNQRGLQGHKEWLAEVQFLGVLEHPNLVKLIGYCAVDSERGIQRLLVYEFMPNKSLEDHLFNRNYPALSWNLRLQIALGAAEGLAYLHEGLEVQVIYRDFKASNVLLDKEFRPKLSDFGLAREGPTEGLTHVSTGVVGTQGYAAPDYIETGHLTIESDVWSFGVVLYEILTGRRTLDRNRPPNEQKLLDWVRQFPRDSWKFSVIMDPRLRNQYSLRAAREVAKLADSCLVKNRKDRPKMHEIVESLKQALQMDSTEVHSSTTNLDKQKRTGPSRR is encoded by the exons ATGGCGGCATGCTTCGGCCTTTTTAAGAAGAAGACCGAGAACAGGCCAGAGCGGAGCCTGGCGACGGCTTCGACATCGGTTTCAGCACCTCCCTCGAATGTCAGTACTAGTAGGTCGGATGATTCATCTGCCAGGAAACATACAAGCAAGTCGTCAGCCTCGACGTCGTCGCAGCGCAGCATACCGGCCATGTATGAAGAGAGAGCTCATAATATGCGTGTTTTCGAGCTTGATGAGCTCAGAAATGCGACAAATGATTTCAGCAGGATGCTTAAGATTGGAGAAGGTGGGTTTGGGAAAGTTTACAAGGGTTTTATCAAGCCTTTGGATGGGAAGGGGGATAGGATTACGGTGGCGGTGAAGAAGCTCAACCAGCGCGGCTTGCAG gGGCATAAGGAATGGTTGGCAGAAGTTCAATTTCTTGGAGTTCTTGAGCACCCAAATCTTGTAAAACTCATTGGATATTGCGCCGTAGATAGTGAAAGAGGGATCCAAAGATTATTGGTCTACGAGTTCATGCCTAATAAGAGCTTAGAAGATCATCTGTTCAACAGAAATTATCCTGCTCTTTCCTGGAACTTAAGACTGCAGATAGCCTTGGGTGCAGCAGAAGGATTGGCATATCTGCATGAAGGATTAGAAGTTCAG GTGATCTATCGAGATTTCAAAGCATCTAATGTTCTACTAGATAAGGAATTTAGGCCAAAGCTGTCAGACTTTGGCCTAGCAAGAGAAGGACCAACAGAAGGGCTCACTCATGTATCTACAGGG GTCGTGGGGACTCAGGGGTATGCCGCCCCGGACTACATTGAGACTGGCCATCTCACAATTGAGAGTGATGTGTGGAGTTTTGGTGTGGTGTTGTATGAAATCCTTACAGGCAGGCGGACATTAGATCGAAATCGCCCGCCAAATGAGCAGAAGCTCTTGGATTGGGTGAGACAATTTCCTCGAGATAGTTGGAAGTTTAGCGTGATCATGGATCCAAGACTAAGAAATCAGTATTCTCTGAGAGCCGCGCGCGAGGTTGCTAAGTTAGCAGACAGTTGCCTTGTCAAGAACAGAAAAGACCGTCCAAAGATGCATGAGATCGTAGAAAGCTTGAAACAAGCCCTTCAAATGGATTCGACTGAAGTACATTCTTCAACAACTAACTTGGACAAGCAGAAAAGAACAGGGCCTTCAAGAAGGTGA